In a genomic window of Syngnathus typhle isolate RoL2023-S1 ecotype Sweden linkage group LG4, RoL_Styp_1.0, whole genome shotgun sequence:
- the plekhg4 gene encoding rho guanine nucleotide exchange factor 40 isoform X3, translated as MDMALPRFSPQRGSLTWSVGTRNRAGCGTEARDAARPNEERRSEEVEGQRRDQNQKEGKVSRERGDENLKAAREGRNEEVSDGARGDRGPRDHKGGGRDEGEAGAEGGGAFKAEPAIQMEDEDGGHKQPSKGQRPPTLTHTPTGACWEQNTQPLATPDACSEKLLKQVDSQDSLSEPGHPEEGPGGPADGQGGPADGQGGPADIQDGPADIQDGPADGQGGRTVGQGGPAEDSPFEDSFWTQDCRCKEGAAHDAGGKKLAEGAHGERRPKGFERPEDPPCQSKHQDAELSLPMDADSDSRLRADPAAQVPTSPRGLSQHVDVRQLPCHLGFGHDSWSAFRSRVEQLSALCEDVVKLLQKNIDVMEDTRLPDTQQDAERQLAIYRELMRGVLGDGPLARLQREGGAWLSLLRQEQRGERRRAAAVAAVARLYERTDELLHRLVALNNHRTRQLQQLLRDLCCAARAFGQVSSWMDGERQVRLTCPDWTEQSPEALCRKQWDVRGAQQLSFASARCHEACATFDEKTAPLRRQRRSYRSSPSFTDTPRGDAGPSPAADGPSSVGPGRTPLLRRLFGGNPGGARRWSVGSAPSSFPRLLGKAQSFDCPAFAAAVRSGPPAAARPNSTPARRGNTGVFIRGLEVNSTEAVDCTLRPAWAGRGSGVPGTESPATEVRGDRRRLRHILEEMVTTERQYVRSLRYVIRHYFPEMERADLPQELRGKRSVLFGNLEKILDFHTRFFLKELEACRKHPLRAAHCFMRHQEQLSLYALYSKNKPKSDALLASHGLAFFKRKQRELGDKMDLCSYLLKPVQRMSKYALLLDDLIEEAGPGPEEELSALRAAAAGVKFQLRHGNDLLAMDAIRHCDVDLKEQGRLLRQDRFTVWSGRKKCDRRVFLFDQLLLLSKAKKVDSGLDVFDYKRSFKTSDLGLTESRGDDGLCFEIWFRRRTSKTQTLTLRAPCAQVKDAWTRELAAILWAQAAMNKEARLKEMLSMGVGNKPYLDIRPSAAAISDRAVHHVSGVRGVRTRASIAVSASDASAPFRRAVPTSEPTCSGLLGSLDLHVWGDVAPPCVDEDERERHTAASQLSVATESSGSSSRCPSGSAGSDSGCDSFRPRDPSSASSGSSRKAGAAAIVGPVTDV; from the exons ATGGACATGGCGCTGCCCAGGTTCTCCCCGCAGAGGGGATCCTTGACCTGGTCCGTCGGCACACGGAACCGAGCGGGATGCGGCACGGAAGCACGGGACGCCGCCAGGCCAAATGAGGAAAGAAGGAGCGAAGAAGTTGAGGGGCAGCGAAGAGACCAGAACCAAAAAGAGGGCAAAGTGTCCCGGGAACGAGGTGACGAGAACCTTAAAGCAGCCCGGGAAGGGCGGAACGAGGAAGTAAGCGACGGCGCGCGGGGAGACCGAGGACCACGTGACCACAAAGGAGGAGGACGTGATGAGGGAGAAGCGGGCGCCGAAGGAGGAGGGGCCTTCAAAGCTGAGCCTGCAATCCAAATGGAAGATGAAGACGGAGGCCACAAACAGCCCAGCAAAGGACAGCGGCCCCCAACGCTGACACACACGCCCACTGGAGCCTGCTGGGAACAAAACACGCAGCCACTGGCCACGCCAGACGCCTGTTCTGAAAAGCTCCTGAAACAAGTCGACTCTCAGGACTCACTTTCAGAACCGGGGCACCCGGAGGAAGGCCCAGGCGGTCCCGCTGACGgccaaggcggtcccgctgACGGCCAAGGCGGACCTGCTGACATCCAAGACGGACCCGCTGACATCCAAGACGGACCTGCTGACGGCCAAGGCGGACGTACTGTCGGCCAAGGCGGTCCTGCTGAGGATTCTCCCTTTGAAGACTCTTTTTGGACGCAAGACTGTCGTTGCAAAGAGGGTGCCGCGCACGACGCTGGCGGTAAAAAGCTGGCGGAAGGTGCCCACGGCGAGAGGCGTCCCAAAGGCTTTGAGCGCCCAGAGGACCCTCCTTGCCAAAGCAAGCACCAGGACGCCGAGCTGAGCCTGCCGATGGACGCGGATTCAGACTCGCGTCTGCGTGCGGACCCGGCGGCGCAG GTGCCGACCTCGCCCCGGGGCCTTTCTCAGCACGTGGATGTCCGGCAGCTCCCGTGCCACTTGGGCTTCGGTCACGACAGCTGGTCGGCCTTCCGCTCC AGAGTGGAGCAGCTGAGCGCCCTGTGTGAGGATGTGGTCAAGCTGCTGCAGAAGAACATTGACGTGATGGAAGACACGCGCCTGCCTGACACGCAGCAG GATGCCGAGCGGCAGCTGGCCATCTACCGGGAGTTGATGCGCGGGGTCCTCGGAGACGGCCCATTGGCGCGCCTGCAGCGGGAGGGCGGAGCCTGGTTGTCGCTGCTGCGACAGGAGCAGCGAGGGGAGCGGCGCCGCGCAGCGGCCGTGGCCGCCGTTGCCCGCCTGTACGAGCGGACGGACGAGCTGCTCCACCGCCTGGTGGCCTTGAACAACCACAGAACGCGACAGCTCCAGCAGCTCCTGCGGGATTTGTGCTGCGCCGCTCGCGCCTTTGGAcag GTGAGCTCGTGGATGGACGGGGAGCGCCAGGTGCGTCTCACCTGTCCAGACTGGACCGAGCAGTCGCCGGAGGCGCTCTGCCGGAAGCAGTGGGACGTGCGCGGCGCGCAGCAGCTGAGCTTTGCCAGCGCCCGGTGTCACGAGGCATGCGCCACGTTCGACGAGAAGACTGCGCCGTTGAGGCGGCAGCGGCGAAGCTATCGTTCAAGCCCCTCCTTCACGGACACGCCGCGCGGCGACGCGGGACCTAGCCCCGCGGCTGACGGCCCCTCCTCGGTCGGGCCCGGGCGCACGCCCCTCCTCCGCCGGCTGTTTGGCGGCAACCCCGGCGGGGCCCGCCGATGGTCGGTCGGCtccgccccctcctccttcccACGTCTGCTCGGTAAAGCTCAGAGCTTCGACTGCCCCGCCTTTGCCGCCGCGGTCCGCTCTGGCcccccggcggcggcgcgccccAACAGcaccccggcgcgccggggaaACACAGGCGTGTTCATCCGAGGTTTGGAGGTCAACAGCACCGAGGCGGTGGACTGCACCCTCCGCCCCGCCTGGGCGGGGCGCGGCTCCGGGGTGCCAGGGACCGAGAGTCCGGCCACGGAAGTCCGGGGAGACAGAAG GAGGTTGCGTCACATCCTGGAGGAAATGGTGACCACGGAGCGCCAGTACGTGCGCTCGCTGCGTTACGTCATCCGTCACTACTTTCCCGAGATGGAGCGCGCCGACCTCCCGCAGGAGCTGCGCGGCAAACGCTCGGTGCTCTTCGGCAACCTGGAGAAGATTCTGGACTTCCACACTCGCTTCTTCCTGAAAGAACTGGAGGCCTGCAGGAAACATCCGCTGCGAGCGGCGCACTGCTTCATGAGACAC CAGGAGCAGTTGAGTCTGTACGCCCTGTACAGTAAAAACAAGCCCAAGTCGGACGCTCTGCTGGCCAGTCACGGCCTCGCCTTCTTCAAG AGGAAGCAGCGCGAGCTGGGCGACAAGATGGACTTGTGCTCGTACCTGCTGAAGCCGGTTCAGCGCATGAGCAAGTACGCGCTGCTGCTGGATGACCTCATCGAGGAAGCGGGCCCGGGCCCAGAGGAGGAGCTGAGCGCGCTGCGGGCGGCCGCCGCCGGCGTCAAGTTCCAGCTGCGCCACGGCAACGACCTCCTCGCCATGGACGCCATCCGACATTGCGAC GTGGACCTGAAGGAGCAGGGGCGGCTGCTGCGCCAGGACCGCTTCACCGTCTGGAGCGGAAGGAAGAAGTGCGACAGACGGGTCTTCCTCTTTGAccagctcctcctcctcagcaaAGCCAAGAAGGTGGACAGCGGCCTGGACGTCTTTGACTACAAGCGCTCCTTCAAG ACTTCGGACTTGGGCCTGACCGAGTCGAGGGGAGACGACGGCCTCTGCTTTGAGATTTGGTTCCGAAGGAGGACGTCCAAGACACAGACCCTGACCCTGCGGGCCCCCTGCGCCCAAGTTAAAGACGCCTGGACGCGTGAGCTGGCCGCTATCCTCTGGGCGCAGGCCGCCATGAACAAAG AGGCGCGTCTGAAGGAGATGCTGTCCATGGGGGTGGGCAACAAGCCTTATTTGGACATCCGGCCCAGCGCCGCCGCCATCAGCGACCGAGCCGTTCACCACGTCAGCGGGGTGCGAG GTGTCAGGACACGAGCGTCCATCGCCGTCTCGGCCTCCGACGCCAGCGCCCCCTTCCGGCGAGCGGTGCCGACCTCCGAGCCCACGTGTAGCGGCCTGCTGGGCTCCCTCGATCTGCACGTGTGGGGCGACGTGGCGCCGCCCTGCGTCGACGAAGACGAGCGGGAGCGCCACACCGCCGCCAGCCAGCTTTCCGTCG CCACTGAAAGTTCGGGCTCGTCGTCCCGTTGCCCGTCGGGGTCCGCCGGCTCCGACTCCGGCTGCGACTCCTTCCGCCCGCGGGACCCGAGCTCCGCCTCCTCAGGCTCCTCCCGCAAAGCC GGGGCGGCGGCCATCGTCGGTCCGGTCACCGACGTGTGA
- the plekhg4 gene encoding rho guanine nucleotide exchange factor 40 isoform X2, with translation MDMALPRFSPQRGSLTWSVGTRNRAGCGTEARDAARPNEERRSEEVEGQRRDQNQKEGKVSRERGDENLKAAREGRNEEVSDGARGDRGPRDHKGGGRDEGEAGAEGGGAFKAEPAIQMEDEDGGHKQPSKGQRPPTLTHTPTGACWEQNTQPLATPDACSEKLLKQVDSQDSLSEPGHPEEGPGGPADGQGGPADGQGGPADIQDGPADIQDGPADGQGGRTVGQGGPAEDSPFEDSFWTQDCRCKEGAAHDAGGKKLAEGAHGERRPKGFERPEDPPCQSKHQDAELSLPMDADSDSRLRADPAAQVPTSPRGLSQHVDVRQLPCHLGFGHDSWSAFRSRVEQLSALCEDVVKLLQKNIDVMEDTRLPDTQQDAERQLAIYRELMRGVLGDGPLARLQREGGAWLSLLRQEQRGERRRAAAVAAVARLYERTDELLHRLVALNNHRTRQLQQLLRDLCCAARAFGQVSSWMDGERQVRLTCPDWTEQSPEALCRKQWDVRGAQQLSFASARCHEACATFDEKTAPLRRQRRSYRSSPSFTDTPRGDAGPSPAADGPSSVGPGRTPLLRRLFGGNPGGARRWSVGSAPSSFPRLLGKAQSFDCPAFAAAVRSGPPAAARPNSTPARRGNTGVFIRGLEVNSTEAVDCTLRPAWAGRGSGVPGTESPATEVRGDRRLRHILEEMVTTERQYVRSLRYVIRHYFPEMERADLPQELRGKRSVLFGNLEKILDFHTRFFLKELEACRKHPLRAAHCFMRHQEQLSLYALYSKNKPKSDALLASHGLAFFKRKQRELGDKMDLCSYLLKPVQRMSKYALLLDDLIEEAGPGPEEELSALRAAAAGVKFQLRHGNDLLAMDAIRHCDVDLKEQGRLLRQDRFTVWSGRKKCDRRVFLFDQLLLLSKAKKVDSGLDVFDYKRSFKTSDLGLTESRGDDGLCFEIWFRRRTSKTQTLTLRAPCAQVKDAWTRELAAILWAQAAMNKEARLKEMLSMGVGNKPYLDIRPSAAAISDRAVHHVSGVRGVRTRASIAVSASDASAPFRRAVPTSEPTCSGLLGSLDLHVWGDVAPPCVDEDERERHTAASQLSVATESSGSSSRCPSGSAGSDSGCDSFRPRDPSSASSGSSRKALLFRGRRPSSVRSPTCERFGRLVPSPWLATAMTDVGKAATRCNSPPFRAHSCVVFCSWHLLALFHSPQESK, from the exons ATGGACATGGCGCTGCCCAGGTTCTCCCCGCAGAGGGGATCCTTGACCTGGTCCGTCGGCACACGGAACCGAGCGGGATGCGGCACGGAAGCACGGGACGCCGCCAGGCCAAATGAGGAAAGAAGGAGCGAAGAAGTTGAGGGGCAGCGAAGAGACCAGAACCAAAAAGAGGGCAAAGTGTCCCGGGAACGAGGTGACGAGAACCTTAAAGCAGCCCGGGAAGGGCGGAACGAGGAAGTAAGCGACGGCGCGCGGGGAGACCGAGGACCACGTGACCACAAAGGAGGAGGACGTGATGAGGGAGAAGCGGGCGCCGAAGGAGGAGGGGCCTTCAAAGCTGAGCCTGCAATCCAAATGGAAGATGAAGACGGAGGCCACAAACAGCCCAGCAAAGGACAGCGGCCCCCAACGCTGACACACACGCCCACTGGAGCCTGCTGGGAACAAAACACGCAGCCACTGGCCACGCCAGACGCCTGTTCTGAAAAGCTCCTGAAACAAGTCGACTCTCAGGACTCACTTTCAGAACCGGGGCACCCGGAGGAAGGCCCAGGCGGTCCCGCTGACGgccaaggcggtcccgctgACGGCCAAGGCGGACCTGCTGACATCCAAGACGGACCCGCTGACATCCAAGACGGACCTGCTGACGGCCAAGGCGGACGTACTGTCGGCCAAGGCGGTCCTGCTGAGGATTCTCCCTTTGAAGACTCTTTTTGGACGCAAGACTGTCGTTGCAAAGAGGGTGCCGCGCACGACGCTGGCGGTAAAAAGCTGGCGGAAGGTGCCCACGGCGAGAGGCGTCCCAAAGGCTTTGAGCGCCCAGAGGACCCTCCTTGCCAAAGCAAGCACCAGGACGCCGAGCTGAGCCTGCCGATGGACGCGGATTCAGACTCGCGTCTGCGTGCGGACCCGGCGGCGCAG GTGCCGACCTCGCCCCGGGGCCTTTCTCAGCACGTGGATGTCCGGCAGCTCCCGTGCCACTTGGGCTTCGGTCACGACAGCTGGTCGGCCTTCCGCTCC AGAGTGGAGCAGCTGAGCGCCCTGTGTGAGGATGTGGTCAAGCTGCTGCAGAAGAACATTGACGTGATGGAAGACACGCGCCTGCCTGACACGCAGCAG GATGCCGAGCGGCAGCTGGCCATCTACCGGGAGTTGATGCGCGGGGTCCTCGGAGACGGCCCATTGGCGCGCCTGCAGCGGGAGGGCGGAGCCTGGTTGTCGCTGCTGCGACAGGAGCAGCGAGGGGAGCGGCGCCGCGCAGCGGCCGTGGCCGCCGTTGCCCGCCTGTACGAGCGGACGGACGAGCTGCTCCACCGCCTGGTGGCCTTGAACAACCACAGAACGCGACAGCTCCAGCAGCTCCTGCGGGATTTGTGCTGCGCCGCTCGCGCCTTTGGAcag GTGAGCTCGTGGATGGACGGGGAGCGCCAGGTGCGTCTCACCTGTCCAGACTGGACCGAGCAGTCGCCGGAGGCGCTCTGCCGGAAGCAGTGGGACGTGCGCGGCGCGCAGCAGCTGAGCTTTGCCAGCGCCCGGTGTCACGAGGCATGCGCCACGTTCGACGAGAAGACTGCGCCGTTGAGGCGGCAGCGGCGAAGCTATCGTTCAAGCCCCTCCTTCACGGACACGCCGCGCGGCGACGCGGGACCTAGCCCCGCGGCTGACGGCCCCTCCTCGGTCGGGCCCGGGCGCACGCCCCTCCTCCGCCGGCTGTTTGGCGGCAACCCCGGCGGGGCCCGCCGATGGTCGGTCGGCtccgccccctcctccttcccACGTCTGCTCGGTAAAGCTCAGAGCTTCGACTGCCCCGCCTTTGCCGCCGCGGTCCGCTCTGGCcccccggcggcggcgcgccccAACAGcaccccggcgcgccggggaaACACAGGCGTGTTCATCCGAGGTTTGGAGGTCAACAGCACCGAGGCGGTGGACTGCACCCTCCGCCCCGCCTGGGCGGGGCGCGGCTCCGGGGTGCCAGGGACCGAGAGTCCGGCCACGGAAGTCCGGGGAGACAGAAG GTTGCGTCACATCCTGGAGGAAATGGTGACCACGGAGCGCCAGTACGTGCGCTCGCTGCGTTACGTCATCCGTCACTACTTTCCCGAGATGGAGCGCGCCGACCTCCCGCAGGAGCTGCGCGGCAAACGCTCGGTGCTCTTCGGCAACCTGGAGAAGATTCTGGACTTCCACACTCGCTTCTTCCTGAAAGAACTGGAGGCCTGCAGGAAACATCCGCTGCGAGCGGCGCACTGCTTCATGAGACAC CAGGAGCAGTTGAGTCTGTACGCCCTGTACAGTAAAAACAAGCCCAAGTCGGACGCTCTGCTGGCCAGTCACGGCCTCGCCTTCTTCAAG AGGAAGCAGCGCGAGCTGGGCGACAAGATGGACTTGTGCTCGTACCTGCTGAAGCCGGTTCAGCGCATGAGCAAGTACGCGCTGCTGCTGGATGACCTCATCGAGGAAGCGGGCCCGGGCCCAGAGGAGGAGCTGAGCGCGCTGCGGGCGGCCGCCGCCGGCGTCAAGTTCCAGCTGCGCCACGGCAACGACCTCCTCGCCATGGACGCCATCCGACATTGCGAC GTGGACCTGAAGGAGCAGGGGCGGCTGCTGCGCCAGGACCGCTTCACCGTCTGGAGCGGAAGGAAGAAGTGCGACAGACGGGTCTTCCTCTTTGAccagctcctcctcctcagcaaAGCCAAGAAGGTGGACAGCGGCCTGGACGTCTTTGACTACAAGCGCTCCTTCAAG ACTTCGGACTTGGGCCTGACCGAGTCGAGGGGAGACGACGGCCTCTGCTTTGAGATTTGGTTCCGAAGGAGGACGTCCAAGACACAGACCCTGACCCTGCGGGCCCCCTGCGCCCAAGTTAAAGACGCCTGGACGCGTGAGCTGGCCGCTATCCTCTGGGCGCAGGCCGCCATGAACAAAG AGGCGCGTCTGAAGGAGATGCTGTCCATGGGGGTGGGCAACAAGCCTTATTTGGACATCCGGCCCAGCGCCGCCGCCATCAGCGACCGAGCCGTTCACCACGTCAGCGGGGTGCGAG GTGTCAGGACACGAGCGTCCATCGCCGTCTCGGCCTCCGACGCCAGCGCCCCCTTCCGGCGAGCGGTGCCGACCTCCGAGCCCACGTGTAGCGGCCTGCTGGGCTCCCTCGATCTGCACGTGTGGGGCGACGTGGCGCCGCCCTGCGTCGACGAAGACGAGCGGGAGCGCCACACCGCCGCCAGCCAGCTTTCCGTCG CCACTGAAAGTTCGGGCTCGTCGTCCCGTTGCCCGTCGGGGTCCGCCGGCTCCGACTCCGGCTGCGACTCCTTCCGCCCGCGGGACCCGAGCTCCGCCTCCTCAGGCTCCTCCCGCAAAGCC CTCCTTTTCAGGGGGCGGCGGCCATCGTCGGTCCGGTCACCGACGTGTGAGCGCTTCGGACGACTTGTGCCGTCGCCGTGGCTGGCCACCGCAATGACCGATGTTGGGAAAGCTGCGACTCGATGCAACTCGCCGCCGTTCCGTGCTCACTCTTGTGTCGTCTTCTGTTCATGGCATCTGCTGGCACTTTTTCACTCCCCACAGGAGTCTAAATAA
- the plekhg4 gene encoding rho guanine nucleotide exchange factor 40 isoform X1, which produces MDMALPRFSPQRGSLTWSVGTRNRAGCGTEARDAARPNEERRSEEVEGQRRDQNQKEGKVSRERGDENLKAAREGRNEEVSDGARGDRGPRDHKGGGRDEGEAGAEGGGAFKAEPAIQMEDEDGGHKQPSKGQRPPTLTHTPTGACWEQNTQPLATPDACSEKLLKQVDSQDSLSEPGHPEEGPGGPADGQGGPADGQGGPADIQDGPADIQDGPADGQGGRTVGQGGPAEDSPFEDSFWTQDCRCKEGAAHDAGGKKLAEGAHGERRPKGFERPEDPPCQSKHQDAELSLPMDADSDSRLRADPAAQVPTSPRGLSQHVDVRQLPCHLGFGHDSWSAFRSRVEQLSALCEDVVKLLQKNIDVMEDTRLPDTQQDAERQLAIYRELMRGVLGDGPLARLQREGGAWLSLLRQEQRGERRRAAAVAAVARLYERTDELLHRLVALNNHRTRQLQQLLRDLCCAARAFGQVSSWMDGERQVRLTCPDWTEQSPEALCRKQWDVRGAQQLSFASARCHEACATFDEKTAPLRRQRRSYRSSPSFTDTPRGDAGPSPAADGPSSVGPGRTPLLRRLFGGNPGGARRWSVGSAPSSFPRLLGKAQSFDCPAFAAAVRSGPPAAARPNSTPARRGNTGVFIRGLEVNSTEAVDCTLRPAWAGRGSGVPGTESPATEVRGDRRRLRHILEEMVTTERQYVRSLRYVIRHYFPEMERADLPQELRGKRSVLFGNLEKILDFHTRFFLKELEACRKHPLRAAHCFMRHQEQLSLYALYSKNKPKSDALLASHGLAFFKRKQRELGDKMDLCSYLLKPVQRMSKYALLLDDLIEEAGPGPEEELSALRAAAAGVKFQLRHGNDLLAMDAIRHCDVDLKEQGRLLRQDRFTVWSGRKKCDRRVFLFDQLLLLSKAKKVDSGLDVFDYKRSFKTSDLGLTESRGDDGLCFEIWFRRRTSKTQTLTLRAPCAQVKDAWTRELAAILWAQAAMNKEARLKEMLSMGVGNKPYLDIRPSAAAISDRAVHHVSGVRGVRTRASIAVSASDASAPFRRAVPTSEPTCSGLLGSLDLHVWGDVAPPCVDEDERERHTAASQLSVATESSGSSSRCPSGSAGSDSGCDSFRPRDPSSASSGSSRKALLFRGRRPSSVRSPTCERFGRLVPSPWLATAMTDVGKAATRCNSPPFRAHSCVVFCSWHLLALFHSPQESK; this is translated from the exons ATGGACATGGCGCTGCCCAGGTTCTCCCCGCAGAGGGGATCCTTGACCTGGTCCGTCGGCACACGGAACCGAGCGGGATGCGGCACGGAAGCACGGGACGCCGCCAGGCCAAATGAGGAAAGAAGGAGCGAAGAAGTTGAGGGGCAGCGAAGAGACCAGAACCAAAAAGAGGGCAAAGTGTCCCGGGAACGAGGTGACGAGAACCTTAAAGCAGCCCGGGAAGGGCGGAACGAGGAAGTAAGCGACGGCGCGCGGGGAGACCGAGGACCACGTGACCACAAAGGAGGAGGACGTGATGAGGGAGAAGCGGGCGCCGAAGGAGGAGGGGCCTTCAAAGCTGAGCCTGCAATCCAAATGGAAGATGAAGACGGAGGCCACAAACAGCCCAGCAAAGGACAGCGGCCCCCAACGCTGACACACACGCCCACTGGAGCCTGCTGGGAACAAAACACGCAGCCACTGGCCACGCCAGACGCCTGTTCTGAAAAGCTCCTGAAACAAGTCGACTCTCAGGACTCACTTTCAGAACCGGGGCACCCGGAGGAAGGCCCAGGCGGTCCCGCTGACGgccaaggcggtcccgctgACGGCCAAGGCGGACCTGCTGACATCCAAGACGGACCCGCTGACATCCAAGACGGACCTGCTGACGGCCAAGGCGGACGTACTGTCGGCCAAGGCGGTCCTGCTGAGGATTCTCCCTTTGAAGACTCTTTTTGGACGCAAGACTGTCGTTGCAAAGAGGGTGCCGCGCACGACGCTGGCGGTAAAAAGCTGGCGGAAGGTGCCCACGGCGAGAGGCGTCCCAAAGGCTTTGAGCGCCCAGAGGACCCTCCTTGCCAAAGCAAGCACCAGGACGCCGAGCTGAGCCTGCCGATGGACGCGGATTCAGACTCGCGTCTGCGTGCGGACCCGGCGGCGCAG GTGCCGACCTCGCCCCGGGGCCTTTCTCAGCACGTGGATGTCCGGCAGCTCCCGTGCCACTTGGGCTTCGGTCACGACAGCTGGTCGGCCTTCCGCTCC AGAGTGGAGCAGCTGAGCGCCCTGTGTGAGGATGTGGTCAAGCTGCTGCAGAAGAACATTGACGTGATGGAAGACACGCGCCTGCCTGACACGCAGCAG GATGCCGAGCGGCAGCTGGCCATCTACCGGGAGTTGATGCGCGGGGTCCTCGGAGACGGCCCATTGGCGCGCCTGCAGCGGGAGGGCGGAGCCTGGTTGTCGCTGCTGCGACAGGAGCAGCGAGGGGAGCGGCGCCGCGCAGCGGCCGTGGCCGCCGTTGCCCGCCTGTACGAGCGGACGGACGAGCTGCTCCACCGCCTGGTGGCCTTGAACAACCACAGAACGCGACAGCTCCAGCAGCTCCTGCGGGATTTGTGCTGCGCCGCTCGCGCCTTTGGAcag GTGAGCTCGTGGATGGACGGGGAGCGCCAGGTGCGTCTCACCTGTCCAGACTGGACCGAGCAGTCGCCGGAGGCGCTCTGCCGGAAGCAGTGGGACGTGCGCGGCGCGCAGCAGCTGAGCTTTGCCAGCGCCCGGTGTCACGAGGCATGCGCCACGTTCGACGAGAAGACTGCGCCGTTGAGGCGGCAGCGGCGAAGCTATCGTTCAAGCCCCTCCTTCACGGACACGCCGCGCGGCGACGCGGGACCTAGCCCCGCGGCTGACGGCCCCTCCTCGGTCGGGCCCGGGCGCACGCCCCTCCTCCGCCGGCTGTTTGGCGGCAACCCCGGCGGGGCCCGCCGATGGTCGGTCGGCtccgccccctcctccttcccACGTCTGCTCGGTAAAGCTCAGAGCTTCGACTGCCCCGCCTTTGCCGCCGCGGTCCGCTCTGGCcccccggcggcggcgcgccccAACAGcaccccggcgcgccggggaaACACAGGCGTGTTCATCCGAGGTTTGGAGGTCAACAGCACCGAGGCGGTGGACTGCACCCTCCGCCCCGCCTGGGCGGGGCGCGGCTCCGGGGTGCCAGGGACCGAGAGTCCGGCCACGGAAGTCCGGGGAGACAGAAG GAGGTTGCGTCACATCCTGGAGGAAATGGTGACCACGGAGCGCCAGTACGTGCGCTCGCTGCGTTACGTCATCCGTCACTACTTTCCCGAGATGGAGCGCGCCGACCTCCCGCAGGAGCTGCGCGGCAAACGCTCGGTGCTCTTCGGCAACCTGGAGAAGATTCTGGACTTCCACACTCGCTTCTTCCTGAAAGAACTGGAGGCCTGCAGGAAACATCCGCTGCGAGCGGCGCACTGCTTCATGAGACAC CAGGAGCAGTTGAGTCTGTACGCCCTGTACAGTAAAAACAAGCCCAAGTCGGACGCTCTGCTGGCCAGTCACGGCCTCGCCTTCTTCAAG AGGAAGCAGCGCGAGCTGGGCGACAAGATGGACTTGTGCTCGTACCTGCTGAAGCCGGTTCAGCGCATGAGCAAGTACGCGCTGCTGCTGGATGACCTCATCGAGGAAGCGGGCCCGGGCCCAGAGGAGGAGCTGAGCGCGCTGCGGGCGGCCGCCGCCGGCGTCAAGTTCCAGCTGCGCCACGGCAACGACCTCCTCGCCATGGACGCCATCCGACATTGCGAC GTGGACCTGAAGGAGCAGGGGCGGCTGCTGCGCCAGGACCGCTTCACCGTCTGGAGCGGAAGGAAGAAGTGCGACAGACGGGTCTTCCTCTTTGAccagctcctcctcctcagcaaAGCCAAGAAGGTGGACAGCGGCCTGGACGTCTTTGACTACAAGCGCTCCTTCAAG ACTTCGGACTTGGGCCTGACCGAGTCGAGGGGAGACGACGGCCTCTGCTTTGAGATTTGGTTCCGAAGGAGGACGTCCAAGACACAGACCCTGACCCTGCGGGCCCCCTGCGCCCAAGTTAAAGACGCCTGGACGCGTGAGCTGGCCGCTATCCTCTGGGCGCAGGCCGCCATGAACAAAG AGGCGCGTCTGAAGGAGATGCTGTCCATGGGGGTGGGCAACAAGCCTTATTTGGACATCCGGCCCAGCGCCGCCGCCATCAGCGACCGAGCCGTTCACCACGTCAGCGGGGTGCGAG GTGTCAGGACACGAGCGTCCATCGCCGTCTCGGCCTCCGACGCCAGCGCCCCCTTCCGGCGAGCGGTGCCGACCTCCGAGCCCACGTGTAGCGGCCTGCTGGGCTCCCTCGATCTGCACGTGTGGGGCGACGTGGCGCCGCCCTGCGTCGACGAAGACGAGCGGGAGCGCCACACCGCCGCCAGCCAGCTTTCCGTCG CCACTGAAAGTTCGGGCTCGTCGTCCCGTTGCCCGTCGGGGTCCGCCGGCTCCGACTCCGGCTGCGACTCCTTCCGCCCGCGGGACCCGAGCTCCGCCTCCTCAGGCTCCTCCCGCAAAGCC CTCCTTTTCAGGGGGCGGCGGCCATCGTCGGTCCGGTCACCGACGTGTGAGCGCTTCGGACGACTTGTGCCGTCGCCGTGGCTGGCCACCGCAATGACCGATGTTGGGAAAGCTGCGACTCGATGCAACTCGCCGCCGTTCCGTGCTCACTCTTGTGTCGTCTTCTGTTCATGGCATCTGCTGGCACTTTTTCACTCCCCACAGGAGTCTAAATAA